A stretch of Caldanaerobius polysaccharolyticus DSM 13641 DNA encodes these proteins:
- a CDS encoding ABC transporter permease, producing MKMLTIYKRELKAYFLSPMAYVLLGFFLLLSGYFFSTFVLSTQYAMMSPILGNMLMAFMFISPILTMRLLAEEMKMGTDQLLMTSPITTTDIVVGKFLAALTVYLVGLAITLLYPIYLKAFGSPDMGPIFTGYIGMLLMGAAFISVGLFASSLTENQMIAGVISFALLLMFWIINWLSDAFQGKAQKFFESISLLQRMNSFQKGILSVNDIVFFLSFIVFFVFVSIMVVDKRRWS from the coding sequence ATGAAAATGTTGACGATATACAAGCGCGAGCTTAAAGCGTATTTTTTATCGCCGATGGCGTATGTTTTGCTGGGATTTTTCCTGCTTCTTTCAGGGTATTTTTTCTCCACATTTGTATTGTCCACGCAATACGCCATGATGAGTCCCATATTGGGCAATATGCTTATGGCTTTCATGTTTATAAGCCCTATACTGACAATGAGGCTGTTGGCTGAAGAGATGAAGATGGGGACTGATCAGCTTTTGATGACATCGCCTATAACTACAACGGATATCGTGGTGGGTAAATTTCTGGCGGCGTTGACGGTGTACCTGGTGGGTTTGGCCATAACCCTTTTGTACCCTATATACCTTAAAGCGTTTGGATCACCGGATATGGGACCTATATTCACAGGTTATATAGGGATGCTTCTTATGGGTGCAGCCTTTATATCAGTAGGCCTATTTGCTTCATCCCTGACAGAAAACCAGATGATAGCTGGCGTTATAAGTTTTGCGTTGCTTTTGATGTTTTGGATTATAAACTGGCTTAGCGACGCATTTCAGGGCAAGGCCCAGAAATTTTTCGAGAGCATATCGCTGTTACAGAGGATGAACAGTTTTCAAAAGGGCATTTTAAGCGTTAACGATATAGTATTTTTCCTCAGCTTTATAGTGTTTTTCGTATTCGTTTCCATAATGGTAGTGGATAAAAGGCGCTGGAGCTAG